From Alienimonas californiensis, a single genomic window includes:
- a CDS encoding sialate O-acetylesterase: protein MLRPLALGSLCPALLLAGLAAPAAAEVTPAPIFGDSMVLQAGVKAPVFGATEPGGTVAVSAFVVESGKAEGLEKTNEAIVFATADEAGRWQTEVGPFKSGTTLTLVVADVPDVKEDYSAASALKDEAAADTADRKIYTDVLVGDVWLCSGQSNMEWPLNNTLDGARDVQAAKSDEIRLFTVPKNSVREPQTTLKGQPGQGEPSAAQWVKLSPEAAANFSAVGYHFGQTIHHATGNPVGLIDSSWGGTPSEAWTRTETLETLETAGPLLERWEKYDAEAKAGQASDGNWNGKYGPTHPHHPANLNNGMIAPLVPFALKGAIWYQGETNAGRAEQYDEIFPAMIEDWREQFGQNLPFFWVQLANYMDYKEDPNAGSEWAELREAQDKTLDELPDVGQAVILDTGEAKDIHPRNKKDVGERLALAALETVYDMDEPGQLSPRFKEAKLNGKTATITFDTDGDALQIRRDDYSADATEALGFAVAGPDKKFVRARAELTGPNTVTVTAPEGVSKIAAVRYAWSDNPKITLFNTRGLPAAPFRTDDWPRVTAGRY, encoded by the coding sequence ATGCTCCGACCGCTCGCTCTCGGTTCGCTCTGTCCGGCCCTGCTGCTGGCCGGCCTGGCCGCCCCCGCCGCCGCGGAGGTCACGCCGGCCCCGATCTTCGGCGATTCAATGGTGTTGCAGGCCGGGGTGAAGGCCCCGGTGTTCGGCGCCACCGAGCCGGGCGGGACGGTGGCCGTCTCCGCCTTCGTCGTCGAAAGCGGCAAGGCCGAGGGGTTGGAGAAGACCAATGAGGCGATCGTCTTCGCCACCGCGGACGAGGCCGGCCGCTGGCAGACCGAGGTCGGCCCGTTCAAGTCGGGGACGACGCTGACGCTGGTCGTCGCCGACGTGCCGGACGTCAAAGAGGATTACTCCGCGGCGAGCGCTCTCAAAGACGAGGCCGCCGCGGACACTGCCGACCGGAAGATTTATACCGACGTGCTCGTCGGCGACGTCTGGCTGTGCAGCGGGCAGTCCAATATGGAATGGCCGCTGAACAACACCCTCGACGGCGCCCGCGACGTGCAGGCCGCCAAGAGCGACGAGATCCGCCTGTTCACCGTGCCCAAGAACAGCGTCCGCGAACCGCAGACGACCCTGAAGGGCCAGCCGGGGCAGGGCGAGCCGTCCGCCGCCCAGTGGGTCAAACTCAGCCCCGAGGCCGCGGCGAACTTCTCCGCGGTCGGCTATCACTTCGGTCAGACCATTCATCACGCGACCGGCAACCCGGTCGGCCTAATCGATTCCAGTTGGGGCGGCACGCCGTCCGAGGCCTGGACTCGCACGGAGACGTTGGAGACCCTCGAAACTGCCGGCCCGCTGCTGGAGCGCTGGGAAAAATACGACGCCGAGGCCAAAGCCGGCCAAGCGTCCGACGGCAACTGGAACGGCAAATACGGCCCCACCCACCCCCACCACCCGGCGAACCTCAACAACGGCATGATCGCCCCGCTGGTGCCCTTCGCCCTCAAGGGAGCGATCTGGTATCAGGGCGAAACGAACGCCGGCCGGGCGGAACAATATGACGAAATCTTCCCCGCGATGATCGAGGACTGGCGGGAGCAGTTCGGCCAGAATCTGCCGTTCTTCTGGGTCCAGCTCGCCAACTATATGGACTACAAGGAGGACCCGAACGCCGGCTCCGAATGGGCGGAGCTGCGGGAAGCCCAGGACAAAACGCTGGACGAACTGCCGGACGTGGGGCAGGCGGTGATTCTCGATACCGGCGAGGCGAAGGACATTCACCCCCGCAATAAAAAGGACGTCGGCGAACGCCTGGCCCTGGCGGCGCTGGAAACCGTCTACGACATGGACGAACCGGGCCAGCTCAGCCCGCGGTTCAAAGAGGCGAAATTGAACGGCAAGACCGCGACGATCACGTTCGACACCGACGGCGACGCCCTGCAGATCCGCCGGGACGATTATTCGGCTGACGCGACCGAGGCCCTCGGCTTCGCCGTCGCCGGGCCGGACAAGAAGTTCGTCCGGGCCAGGGCGGAATTGACCGGCCCGAACACGGTGACGGTCACGGCGCCGGAGGGCGTCTCGAAGATCGCCGCCGTCCGCTACGCCTGGTCCGACAACCCGAAGATCACGCTGTTCAACACCCGCGGCCTGCCGGCGGCGCCCTTCCGCACCGACGACTGGCCCCGCGTAACCGCCGGGCGGTATTGA
- a CDS encoding carboxylate-amine ligase, with protein MTARSFTAPDPESLTMGCEEEFQIVDPSTAKLASRADKLKRDSHLKGDLAPQNELHLSQIETATSICGSLGEVREQLGAARRDLLESASHFGLTIGAAGTHAFSDWHDQPVTPKKRYLGMVTDYQYLTRELLIFGQHVHVGIADPDLAVQVMNRSRVYLPTLLALTASSPYWLGEDTGYDSFRMLMWLKWPMTGPPQPFKDRADYDRTIDGLVRAGVISDGSKVYWDVRIPRELPTVEFRVSDVSPRLDDAVMLAGLVRAIALRCARAAADGEPDPNPRPELLKAASWRAARSGVNGELVDVAAGRKRPAAELVEGMLGELADELNDLGEGAFVRERVREILDGGNSADRQRAAVQRSGEVRSAVDLVVRETAEL; from the coding sequence ATGACCGCCCGGTCTTTCACCGCCCCCGACCCGGAATCGCTGACGATGGGGTGCGAGGAGGAGTTCCAGATCGTCGATCCCTCGACCGCCAAGCTGGCCAGCCGGGCCGATAAGCTGAAGCGGGACTCCCATCTCAAGGGCGATCTGGCCCCGCAGAACGAGCTGCATCTGTCCCAGATCGAGACCGCCACCTCCATTTGCGGTTCGCTGGGCGAGGTGCGGGAGCAGCTCGGCGCCGCCCGCAGGGACCTGCTGGAGAGCGCCTCGCACTTCGGCCTGACGATCGGCGCCGCCGGAACCCACGCCTTTTCGGACTGGCACGACCAGCCGGTCACCCCCAAGAAGCGCTACCTGGGCATGGTCACAGATTACCAGTACCTGACCCGGGAATTGCTGATTTTCGGCCAGCACGTGCACGTGGGCATTGCGGACCCGGACCTCGCCGTGCAGGTGATGAACCGCTCGCGGGTTTATCTCCCCACGCTGCTGGCCCTGACGGCCAGCTCCCCCTACTGGCTTGGGGAGGACACCGGCTACGACAGCTTTCGCATGCTGATGTGGTTGAAGTGGCCGATGACCGGCCCGCCGCAGCCGTTCAAGGATCGGGCGGACTACGACCGCACCATCGACGGGCTGGTGCGGGCGGGGGTGATCTCGGACGGCTCGAAGGTGTATTGGGACGTTCGCATTCCGCGGGAACTCCCCACGGTGGAGTTCCGCGTCAGCGACGTGAGCCCCCGGCTCGACGACGCCGTGATGCTGGCCGGGCTGGTGCGGGCGATCGCCCTGCGCTGCGCCCGGGCCGCCGCCGACGGCGAGCCGGACCCCAACCCGCGGCCGGAATTGCTGAAGGCGGCCAGTTGGCGGGCCGCCCGCAGCGGGGTGAACGGCGAACTGGTGGACGTCGCCGCCGGCAGGAAACGCCCCGCCGCCGAGCTGGTCGAGGGCATGCTGGGGGAACTCGCCGACGAACTGAACGACCTGGGCGAGGGCGCCTTCGTGCGGGAGCGGGTACGGGAGATCCTCGACGGCGGCAACAGCGCCGACCGCCAGCGGGCCGCGGTCCAGCGCTCCGGGGAGGTCCGCTCCGCCGTCGACCTCGTGGTGCGGGAGACCGCGGAGTTATAG
- a CDS encoding class I SAM-dependent methyltransferase, with translation MSSKRSFPLRLNGRFMRSRALARLASNRHGLSHRELLTLQSGRSSVAPSVDPERVRATIQSLRPYAVDGAELIRLGPATDGGYLVPDDLEGIVACYSPGVCSESGFERDCADRDMAVFLADASVGGPATAHPRFRFVKKFVGPVPSEQVVTLEGWVNDTADDLRTLSEQVGADPAGDLMLQMDIEGAEYTTLLAAPDALMRRFRVIVLELHDVDHIFSESFYRIFDGFVAKLLHTHLCVHVHPNNNMREFRKFGLTLPNCCEITLLRRDRAASTRPVTALPHPLDVDCVASAPSIGLDPAWLGQ, from the coding sequence ATGTCGTCCAAACGTTCTTTCCCGCTGCGTTTGAACGGGCGCTTCATGCGGAGCCGGGCGCTGGCGCGGCTCGCGTCCAACCGGCACGGGTTGTCGCATCGGGAACTGCTGACGCTGCAATCCGGGCGCTCCAGCGTCGCCCCCAGCGTCGACCCGGAGCGCGTCCGGGCGACGATCCAATCGCTGCGGCCGTACGCCGTCGACGGCGCCGAGTTGATCCGCCTCGGCCCGGCCACGGACGGCGGGTATCTCGTCCCGGACGATCTGGAGGGCATCGTCGCCTGCTATTCCCCCGGCGTGTGCAGCGAATCCGGGTTCGAGCGGGACTGCGCCGACCGCGACATGGCCGTCTTCCTGGCGGACGCCTCCGTGGGCGGGCCGGCGACCGCCCACCCGCGGTTCCGGTTCGTGAAAAAGTTCGTCGGCCCCGTCCCGAGCGAGCAGGTCGTCACGTTGGAGGGCTGGGTGAACGACACCGCCGACGACCTCCGCACGCTGTCGGAGCAGGTCGGCGCCGACCCCGCCGGCGATCTGATGCTGCAAATGGACATCGAGGGCGCCGAATATACGACCCTGCTGGCCGCCCCGGACGCATTAATGCGGCGATTCCGCGTCATCGTGCTGGAACTGCACGACGTCGACCATATTTTCTCCGAATCCTTTTATCGGATCTTCGACGGCTTCGTCGCCAAACTGCTGCACACGCACCTCTGCGTGCACGTGCATCCGAACAATAACATGCGGGAGTTTCGCAAGTTCGGGCTGACGCTGCCCAACTGCTGCGAAATTACCCTGCTGCGCCGCGACCGTGCGGCCTCGACCCGGCCGGTGACGGCGCTGCCGCATCCGCTCGACGTCGATTGCGTCGCCAGCGCCCCCTCGATCGGGCTCGACCCGGCGTGGCTGGGCCAATAA
- a CDS encoding baeRF10 domain-containing protein, protein MSLADLNLHELAALEGPPRSFLTFYFTGEGGARELKNRAATARGLIEHDEPDRLADFDAALERLNALMDGESFEQGAGYCLMACPAAKVERGFKLTTPAETSFRAARSPNLRPLAELQDEYEPFLLVAADNDGARILQIAGAVADAEEAVKGGVKNRVKKGGWSQQRYARRRKGQLHRYAAEVAERLAELTKEHGPERIVLLGSQETRQQIEAELPDRLKERVIAAEGFDLHAAEEALVEEGLRLFQQEERREEQALWKRIQNETLSGGLGAIGPEDVLTALQTGRVDELAVDHDVTIEGSRCDACTTAFAQVHDRCPLCDSEDVTPIALVEELVRLAEQTDADVEFAQGVQGLVENGGVAALLRW, encoded by the coding sequence ATGTCCCTCGCCGATCTGAACCTGCACGAACTCGCCGCCTTGGAGGGGCCGCCGCGGTCGTTCCTCACCTTTTATTTCACCGGCGAAGGCGGCGCCCGCGAGTTGAAGAACCGGGCCGCCACGGCCCGCGGGCTGATTGAGCACGACGAACCGGACCGCCTCGCCGACTTCGACGCCGCCCTGGAGCGACTGAACGCCTTGATGGACGGCGAGTCGTTCGAGCAGGGCGCCGGCTACTGCCTGATGGCCTGCCCGGCGGCGAAGGTCGAACGCGGCTTCAAACTGACCACGCCCGCGGAAACCTCGTTCCGCGCCGCCCGCAGCCCGAACCTGCGGCCGCTGGCGGAGTTGCAGGACGAATACGAACCCTTCCTGCTGGTCGCCGCGGACAACGACGGCGCCCGCATCCTCCAGATCGCCGGCGCCGTCGCCGACGCGGAGGAGGCCGTGAAGGGCGGCGTGAAGAACCGCGTGAAAAAGGGCGGCTGGAGCCAGCAGCGCTACGCCCGCCGGCGGAAGGGCCAACTGCACCGCTACGCCGCCGAGGTCGCCGAACGGCTGGCCGAACTGACGAAGGAGCACGGCCCGGAGCGGATCGTGCTGCTGGGCTCGCAGGAGACCCGCCAGCAAATTGAGGCGGAACTGCCGGACCGCCTGAAGGAGCGGGTGATCGCCGCGGAGGGCTTCGACCTGCACGCCGCCGAGGAGGCCCTCGTGGAGGAGGGTTTGCGGTTGTTCCAGCAGGAGGAGCGCCGCGAGGAGCAGGCCCTCTGGAAGCGGATCCAGAACGAAACCCTCTCCGGCGGACTGGGGGCGATCGGCCCGGAGGACGTGCTGACCGCCCTGCAAACCGGCCGCGTGGACGAGTTGGCCGTCGATCACGACGTGACGATCGAGGGCAGCCGGTGCGACGCCTGCACCACCGCCTTCGCCCAGGTCCACGACCGCTGCCCGCTGTGCGACAGCGAAGACGTCACGCCGATCGCGCTGGTTGAGGAACTGGTCCGACTGGCCGAGCAGACCGACGCCGACGTCGAGTTCGCCCAGGGCGTCCAGGGCCTCGTGGAGAACGGCGGCGTCGCCGCGCTGCTCCGCTGGTGA